Proteins from one Rosa chinensis cultivar Old Blush chromosome 7, RchiOBHm-V2, whole genome shotgun sequence genomic window:
- the LOC121050771 gene encoding uncharacterized protein LOC121050771 produces the protein MANMLELSGGCIVFFMSYLHDVLKRSKMTEMVAFVDPDHTGALGCGNPTERARSLSNRFQNGKRGQIYLVPYNSGSHWMLSVVNPDEEIIYFMDPLKRRLITGEWKTILDNSIKIYNANKNRKGRKLIQWKNLAGIPEQNGGKSCGYWIMRYMKEIVEDTNLEFATKWDRRTNLVYTENDIDEVRAEWAKHVMKFAQV, from the exons ATGGCAAACATGCTGGAACTATCAGGAGGCTGCATTGTATTTTTCATGAG CTACCTTCATGATGTTTTGAAGAGGTCTAAGATGACTGAGATGGTAGCCTTTGTTGATCCTGATCATACGGGCGCACTTGGCTGTGGAAATCCTACTGAACGAGCTCGGTCTTTGTCTAATCGGTTCCAAAATGGAAAGCGTGGCCAGATTTATTTGGTGCCGTATAACTCAGG TTCTCATTGGATGTTGTCTGTTGTGAATCCCGATGAAGAGATCATTTACTTCATGGATCCGTTAAAGAGGCGCCTCATAACTGGTGAATGGAAAACAATTTTGGATAA CTCCATTAAAATCTACAATGCGAACAAGAATAGGAAAGGGAGGAAATTAATCCAGTGGAAAAATCTTGCT GGCATTCCTGAGCAAAATGGTGGCAAGAGTTGTGGTTATTGGATCATGCGTTACATGAAGGAGATAGTGGAAGACACAAATTTGGAGTTTGCTACTAAG tgggATAGAAGAACAAATCTTGTTTACACagaaaatgatattgatgaagtTCGGGCTGAATGGGCGAAACATGTTATGAAGTTTGCACAAGTGTAG
- the LOC121050770 gene encoding uncharacterized protein LOC121050770, producing MVTMSRITNRLIRGKKLTVKFNDKGEPVGKVANEMQSYIGVLARTKIPISIPDWRDVDPDEKEKIWESITDAFVIPKECRKMVITSAANKWREFKSKLTNLYIIPYMNEPDLLEFPPDDYRSITKDNWQTFVADRLSASFLEVRESQIMKRKENKYPHRMARKGYANLQEELSESMPLEQLDRATMWIKARQDKNGQFKQAEVEETAKKIENLKKREAEGEITTSGSEDVLTIALGNPEHHGRVRGVGGTVKPAAYFHLPKRQRKSVEETVRSSVKQILEEEKDCLIAKERAKWEEERDRQLAEERAYWSEKIARIEAKIDGKELAVDTPKSATLVNEVGS from the exons ATGGTAACTATGAGCCGCATCACAAATAGACTTATCCGAGGAAAGAAGCTAACTGTCAAGTTCAATGATAAAGGGGAACCTGTTGGTAAGGTGGCAAATGAAATGCAATCTTACATAGGAGTGTTGGCTCGTACAAAGATCCCAATCTCAATACCGGATTGGAGAGACGTCGATCcagatgaaaaggaaaaaatttgGGAATCAATAACG GATGCATTTGTCATACCTAAAGAATGTCGGAAAATGGTGATCACATCAGCTGCAAATAAATGGAGAGAGTTCAAGAGCAAATTGACTAATTTATACATTATCCCTTACATGAATGAACCTGATCTCTTGGAATTTCCACCGGATGATTACCGAAGCATAACGAAAGACAATTGGCAAACCTTTGTTGCTGACAGGCTTTCAGCTAGTTTTCTG GAAGTACGTGAGTCTCAAATTATGAAAAGAAAGGAGAATAAATACCCTCACCGTATGGCACGCAAAGGGTATGCAAATTTGCAAGAAGAATTG TCTGAAAGTATGCCGTTGGAACAACTGGATCGAGCTACAATGTGGATTAAGGCAAGGCAAGATAAGAATGGTCAGTTCAAACAAGCTGAGGTAGAGGAGACAgcaaaaaaaatt GAAAACTTAAAGAAAAGGGAGGCTGAAGGGGAGATCACCACATCTGGGTCTGAAGATGTGCTGACTATTGCGTTGGGGAATCCTGAGCATCATGGAAGGGTTAGAGGTGTTGGTGGGACTGTGAAGCCGGCTGCCTATTTTCATTTGCCAAAACGGCAGAGAAAGAGTGTGGAAGAGACAGTGAGATCATCAGTGAAGCAGATattggaggaggagaaggattgTTTAATTGCTAAGGAAAGAGCTAAatgggaggaggagagagatagaCAGTTGGCTGAGGAAAGAGCTTATTGGAGTGAGAAGATTGCAAGGATAGAAGCAAAGATTGACGGGAAGGAGTTGGCTGTTGATACACCCAAATCTGCCACACTAGTCAATGAAGTTGGTTCATGA
- the LOC112179986 gene encoding ent-kaurenoic acid oxidase 2, which produces MDELGFWCLVFTASVGGFGVLALILKRANEWYLVSRSGESLPPGDMGWPFIGNTLSFLYSLKYGHPDSFISNYVKRYGQTGIYKAYLFGKPTIIAAAPEVCRKILTDDTQFKAGWPKSTTELLGKLAFMGSSAEEHKRLRKLTAAPISGHKALSMYHEYIKDAIVTSLDEWSKSEEPIEFLTEIRKLTFKIVMHIFLSSEIGPMLETLENDYTILNHGLRSMAINIPGFAYHKALKARKRLVKALQAIVDQRREGKEGNLSGERRDLMDLLLEAKDETGRKLYDEEIIDIILMYLNAGHESSAHATMWATLFLHQNPEYYQKAKAEQEEILKSVSPENGLSFKETKQMEYLAKVIDETMRVVNISLYTYREATTDVNISGYTIPKGWKVMMWFRGIHLNPEIYQDPKEFNPSRWNESKAKAGTYIPFGIGSRQCPGSDLTKLEITTFLHYFLLNYELERLNPGCQVRYLPHTRPEDNCLANIKKLPLSSSI; this is translated from the exons ATGGACGAGTTGGGTTTCTGGTGTTTGGTTTTCACAGCTTCAGTTGGTGGCTTTGGTGTTCTAGCTTTGATCCTAAAGAGAGCAAATGAGTGGTACTTAGTGAGCAGGTCGGGTGAAAGTCTGCCTCCAGGTGATATGGGGTGGCCTTTCATTGGGAACACCTTGTCCTTCCTCTATTCTCTAAAATACGGTCATCCTGATTCATTCATCTCCAACTATGTCAAAAG ATATGGTCAGACAGGAATTTACAAGGCCTATTTGTTTGGAAAGCCAACCATCATTGCTGCAGCACCGGAAGTATGTAGAAAGATCTTAACTGATGATACACAATTCAAGGCTGGCTGGCCAAAATCCACTACTGAACTACTGGGAAAGCTGGCATTTATGGGCAGTTCTGCAGAGGAACACAAGCGCCTTCGCAAGCTGACCGCAGCTCCAATCAGTGGTCACAAGGCACTGTCTATGTACCATGAATACATCAAGGATGCCATAGTAACTTCATTGGATGAATGGTCTAAATCTGAGGAGCCAATTGAGTTCTTGACAGAGATTAGGAAGTTAACTTTCAAAATAGTCATGCAcatttttctgagctctgagatTGGTCCCATGTTGGAAACCTTAGAAAACGATTATACTATTCTCAATCATGGACTAAGATCCATGGCCATTAACATTCCTGGCTTTGCTTATCATAAAGCACTCAAG GCTCGAAAAAGGTTGGTTAAGGCTCTTCAAGCGATTGTCGATCaaagaagagaaggaaaggagGGTAATCTATCAGGGGAAAGAAGAGATTTGATGGATTTGTTACTGGAAGCCAAAGATGAGACTGGTAGAAAACTGTATGATGAGGAGATCATAGACATAATCCTCATGTACTTAAATGCTGGTCATGAATCTTCAGCCCATGCCACAATGTGGGCTACTCTCTTCTTACATCAAAATCCAGAATACTATCAAAAAGCCAAG GCAGAGCAAGAGGAGATTCTTAAAAGCGTATCACCAGAAAATGGATTGAGCTTCAAAGAGACTAAACAGATGGAATATCTTGCTAAG GTAATTGACGAAACAATGCGTGTGGTTAATATCTCGCTGTATACTTACCGGGAGGCTACAACTGATGTCAACATCTCTG GATACACAATACCAAAGGGATGGAAAGTAATGATGTGGTTCAGAGGAATTCATTTGAATCCAGAAATTTATCAAGATCCAAAGGAGTTCAATCCCTCAAGATGGAAT gaaaGTAAAGCCAAGGCAGGGACTTACATTCCCTTTGGAATAGGAAGTAGGCAGTGCCCTGGAAGTGATTTGACCAAGCTTGAAATTACTACATTTCTTCACTATTTTCTCCTTAATTATGA GCTCGAACGACTTAATCCGGGATGTCAAGTGAGGTATTTACCTCATACAAGACCAGAAGACAATTGCCTTGCAAACATTAAGAAGCTTCCATTATCATCATCTATATAA
- the LOC112179987 gene encoding glycine cleavage system H protein, mitochondrial codes for MAMKMWASSTANALRISGASKAQLSPAFSLSRCFSTVLDGLKYASSHEWVKHEGSVATIGITDHAQDHLGEVVFVELPEPGTAVSQSSSFGNVESVKATSDVNSPISGEVVEVNPKLSETPGLINTSPYEDGWMIKVKPSNASELESLLGPKEYTKFCEEEDAAH; via the exons ATGGCAATGAAAATGTGGGCTTCTTCTACAGCAAATGCACTCAGAATCTCTGGTGCCTCCAAAGCTCAACTCTCCCCTGCATTTTCTCTCTCCAGATGCTTTTCCACTG TTCTGGATGGGTTGAAGTATGCATCTTCACATGAATGGGTGAAGCATGAAGGCTCAGTTGCTACAATTGGTATCACTGACCATGCTCAG GACCATCTTGGTGAAGTGGTGTTTGTGGAGCTGCCAGAACCCGGTACAGCAGTCTCCCAAAGCAGCAGCTTCGGAAATGTTGAAAGTGTGAAAGCAACCAGTGATGTCAATTCCCCAATCTCTGGTGAGGTTGTTGAGGTTAACCCGAAGCTGAGTGAAACACCTGGTTTG atcaatACAAGCCCATATGAAGATGGATGGATGATCAAGGTGAAGCCCAGCAATGCATCAGAACTAGAATCCTTGTTGGGTCCTAAAGAATACACGAAATTCTGCGAGGAAGAAGATGCAGCCCACTAG
- the LOC112175200 gene encoding uncharacterized protein LOC112175200 isoform X1 translates to MAEIVEEEELIPINHRNNGDDKVGIVVRTIGPAPPSRLQLPSSIRVLDLRKLIAEKYQLPLEKLRLIMRGNVLHDSKSGQDVNLQLKDGDSLIVAVKPKPPSKHLRDGLDEDDDEDDLKFQLPQSSSRWKRRVYAVLHDKLKLPDILLMAIFSLSLKMWVIIIMWFILAPVAHQWDLGPLYILGTGFGVILLNLGQRKPGDVSAYSIFNEDFRELPGTLNAERLDGDIRTGQI, encoded by the exons ATGGCTGAGATTGTAGAGGAAGAGGAGCTGATACCAATCAATCACAGAAACAATGGCGACGACAAGGTTGGGATCGTTGTACGGACCATTGGCCCAGCTCCCCCTTCTCGTCTTCAGCTCCCCTCTTCTATCAGA GTGCTTGACTTGAGAAAATTGATAGCTGAAAAGTATCAGTTACCATTAGAGAAGTTGAGGCTTATTATGCGAGGCAATGTGTTGCATGACAGCAAAAGTGGGCAAGATGTGAATCTCCAACTCAAGGATGGCG ATTCTCTTATCGTTGCTGTCAAACCAAAGCCACCTTCTAAGCATCTTCGGGATGGACTTGACGAGGACGACGACGAAGATGATCTG AAGTTTCAGCTTCCCCAATCATCAAGCCGGTGGAAGAGGAGAGTATATGCTGTTCTACATGATAAGTTGAAGCTTCCTG ATATCCTTTTGAtggccattttctctctcagTTTGAAGATGTGGGTAATTATCATTATGTGGTTTATATTGGCACCTGTGGCCCACCAATGGGATCTTGGCCCTTTATAT ATACTTGGCACCGGTTTTGGTGTCATTCTTCTGAATCTAGGACAGCGGAAGCCTGGCGATGTCAG TGCATATTCGATTTTCAATGAAGATTTTAGAGAGCTTCCAGGAACCCTTAATGCAGAACGTCTTGATGGGGACATACGGACAGGTCAGATTTGA
- the LOC112175200 gene encoding uncharacterized protein LOC112175200 isoform X2 — protein sequence MATTRLGSLYGPLAQLPLLVFSSPLLSEYVLDLRKLIAEKYQLPLEKLRLIMRGNVLHDSKSGQDVNLQLKDGDSLIVAVKPKPPSKHLRDGLDEDDDEDDLKFQLPQSSSRWKRRVYAVLHDKLKLPDILLMAIFSLSLKMWVIIIMWFILAPVAHQWDLGPLYILGTGFGVILLNLGQRKPGDVSAYSIFNEDFRELPGTLNAERLDGDIRTGQI from the exons ATGGCGACGACAAGGTTGGGATCGTTGTACGGACCATTGGCCCAGCTCCCCCTTCTCGTCTTCAGCTCCCCTCTTCTATCAGAGTAC GTGCTTGACTTGAGAAAATTGATAGCTGAAAAGTATCAGTTACCATTAGAGAAGTTGAGGCTTATTATGCGAGGCAATGTGTTGCATGACAGCAAAAGTGGGCAAGATGTGAATCTCCAACTCAAGGATGGCG ATTCTCTTATCGTTGCTGTCAAACCAAAGCCACCTTCTAAGCATCTTCGGGATGGACTTGACGAGGACGACGACGAAGATGATCTG AAGTTTCAGCTTCCCCAATCATCAAGCCGGTGGAAGAGGAGAGTATATGCTGTTCTACATGATAAGTTGAAGCTTCCTG ATATCCTTTTGAtggccattttctctctcagTTTGAAGATGTGGGTAATTATCATTATGTGGTTTATATTGGCACCTGTGGCCCACCAATGGGATCTTGGCCCTTTATAT ATACTTGGCACCGGTTTTGGTGTCATTCTTCTGAATCTAGGACAGCGGAAGCCTGGCGATGTCAG TGCATATTCGATTTTCAATGAAGATTTTAGAGAGCTTCCAGGAACCCTTAATGCAGAACGTCTTGATGGGGACATACGGACAGGTCAGATTTGA